The proteins below are encoded in one region of Methanosarcina barkeri 3:
- a CDS encoding multiprotein bridging factor aMBF1, whose amino-acid sequence MQCEICGAEIRGKPICITIDNSELQVCQKCAPYGKPVDKRTPVSRKVSPVVRTVTRTENRPKKDFFDILKDELLDNYDQIIRDAREAKGWSQEDLAENIKEKVSLIKKIERNEIVPEDSVRKKLEHALNVKLTERVEGSEQEVSHMKKDMTLGDIVKIKRK is encoded by the coding sequence ATGCAGTGCGAAATATGTGGTGCAGAGATCCGCGGAAAGCCTATATGCATTACAATTGATAACAGCGAGCTCCAGGTCTGCCAAAAATGCGCTCCTTACGGTAAACCCGTTGATAAGCGAACTCCCGTGTCAAGAAAAGTCTCTCCGGTGGTTCGGACGGTAACACGAACCGAAAATAGGCCAAAAAAGGACTTTTTCGATATTTTGAAAGATGAACTTCTGGATAACTATGATCAGATTATCCGGGATGCCAGAGAAGCAAAAGGTTGGTCTCAGGAAGACCTGGCTGAAAATATCAAAGAAAAAGTATCTCTGATCAAAAAGATAGAACGTAACGAAATCGTGCCAGAGGATTCCGTCAGAAAGAAACTCGAACACGCTCTTAATGTCAAACTTACGGAACGTGTCGAGGGATCAGAACAGGAAGTTTCTCACATGAAGAAAGATATGACCCTCGGAGATATAGTGAAAATAAAAAGAAAGTAA
- a CDS encoding TatD family hydrolase, with protein sequence MPAKIPITDNHMHIDSRARGLEAVKDFKNSGGTHIILVTKPSWSFGITVKEPEDYLKVFDETIEIASKIRELGVGAFPVLGVHPAEISRLTEYMELQKATEIMKKGLEFASGYVEKGLAVGIKSGRPHYPVSAEVWAASNEIMEYAFSLGKEQDFAVQLHTESVGEPELQDIAERARKTGIKMYKVVKHYSPPLVKTCEELGLFPGVISVKGAIEHALEEGTRFMMETDYIDDPDRPGAVLGPKTIPRRTIKLMEMYGEEPFWVIHKENPEKVYEIEIEL encoded by the coding sequence ATGCCTGCAAAAATACCTATTACCGATAATCACATGCATATCGACTCTAGAGCCAGAGGACTTGAAGCAGTAAAAGATTTCAAGAACTCCGGAGGAACTCATATAATTCTTGTCACCAAACCCAGCTGGTCGTTTGGAATAACGGTCAAAGAACCTGAAGATTATCTTAAAGTTTTTGACGAAACAATAGAAATAGCATCAAAAATCAGGGAGCTTGGAGTTGGAGCTTTTCCCGTACTGGGGGTCCATCCTGCAGAAATCTCAAGGCTTACAGAGTATATGGAACTGCAGAAAGCTACAGAAATCATGAAGAAAGGGCTCGAATTTGCCTCTGGATACGTTGAAAAGGGGCTTGCCGTTGGGATAAAGTCAGGGCGCCCTCACTATCCGGTGTCTGCAGAAGTCTGGGCAGCTTCGAATGAGATTATGGAATATGCTTTTTCTCTGGGTAAAGAACAGGACTTTGCGGTCCAGCTTCATACTGAAAGTGTGGGGGAACCTGAGCTTCAGGACATAGCAGAGAGAGCAAGAAAAACAGGAATTAAAATGTACAAAGTTGTCAAACACTATTCTCCGCCTCTGGTAAAAACCTGTGAGGAACTTGGGCTTTTTCCGGGGGTGATCTCGGTCAAAGGAGCAATAGAACATGCGCTTGAAGAAGGTACCCGGTTCATGATGGAAACGGACTATATTGATGATCCTGACAGACCAGGTGCGGTACTTGGCCCGAAAACAATTCCCAGAAGAACCATAAAGCTGATGGAAATGTATGGGGAAGAGCCTTTCTGGGTCATTCACAAAGAAAACCCTGAAAAAGTATATGAGATTGAAATTGAGCTTTAA
- a CDS encoding isocitrate/isopropylmalate dehydrogenase family protein — MSKTAAVIKGDGVGPELVDAMLKVTEAAGTDVEFIMCEAGASWWEKNGGNSLIPNETWEILDSSDACFKGPTTTPGGIGSPRSVAVSIRSKYNLYANVRPIKTFPNSSAPLGDVEMVCVREGTEGLYIGEEIQLTDDVSIAIRKITRTASKKIASYAFEEAKRRGYDAVVPIHKSNILKLTCGSFLEEVEKVGQNYPDIEIWPYHIDNIAQQLIKNPQIFNKKVLLSTNLFMDVISEECSALVGSIGLIYSANIGDSFAMFEPAHGSAPKYAGQDKVNPVATVLAGAWMLDYLGEKEKSEAIFKATNRVISEGKYVTYDLGGSAKLSQMAGEIAKYTAEILK, encoded by the coding sequence ATGAGTAAAACCGCAGCAGTAATCAAAGGTGATGGGGTAGGCCCCGAGCTTGTAGACGCAATGCTTAAAGTTACAGAAGCCGCTGGCACAGACGTCGAATTTATTATGTGTGAGGCAGGAGCCAGCTGGTGGGAAAAGAATGGAGGCAATTCCCTTATTCCGAACGAAACATGGGAAATCCTTGACAGTTCAGATGCCTGTTTTAAAGGACCGACAACCACACCAGGAGGAATAGGCTCTCCAAGAAGTGTGGCTGTATCTATAAGGAGTAAGTATAATCTTTATGCAAATGTCAGACCAATCAAGACCTTCCCCAACTCAAGTGCTCCTCTTGGAGACGTGGAAATGGTTTGTGTGCGCGAGGGTACAGAGGGCCTTTATATTGGAGAGGAAATCCAGCTTACAGATGACGTTTCAATTGCAATTCGTAAAATTACACGTACTGCATCCAAAAAGATAGCCAGCTATGCTTTCGAGGAAGCAAAGAGAAGAGGCTATGATGCTGTTGTGCCTATCCATAAGAGCAATATTCTTAAGTTGACCTGTGGCTCTTTCTTAGAAGAAGTAGAAAAAGTTGGGCAGAATTATCCGGATATCGAAATCTGGCCCTATCACATAGACAACATTGCCCAGCAACTGATAAAGAACCCGCAGATATTCAATAAAAAGGTCCTTCTTTCTACAAACCTCTTTATGGACGTAATCAGTGAGGAATGCTCGGCCCTTGTAGGTAGTATTGGGTTGATTTACTCTGCCAATATAGGAGACTCTTTCGCAATGTTTGAACCCGCTCACGGTTCCGCTCCAAAGTATGCAGGCCAGGATAAGGTTAACCCTGTGGCAACCGTACTTGCAGGAGCATGGATGCTTGATTACCTTGGCGAAAAGGAAAAGTCCGAAGCAATATTTAAGGCTACAAACCGTGTAATTTCCGAAGGTAAGTATGTAACTTACGATCTCGGAGGTAGTGCAAAACTCAGTCAGATGGCTGGTGAGATTGCGAAATATACGGCAGAAATTCTCAAATAA